One Amycolatopsis thermophila DNA segment encodes these proteins:
- the trpS gene encoding tryptophan--tRNA ligase: protein MSQAPETTARPRVLSGIQPTADSFHLGNYLGALRQWVRMQDTHETFYMVVDLHAITVEQDPKVLRQRTRVSAAQLLALGVDPERSALFVQSQVPEHAQLSWVLECLTGFGEASRMTQFKDKAAKQGSEHASVGLFTYPVLMAADILVYQADAVPVGEDQRQHLELTRNLAQRFNQRFGKTFTVPEPHIPQGTAKIYDLQDPAVKMSKSASSPNGIIELLEDPKRSAKKIRSAVTDTGREIVFDRENKAGVSNLLSIYSALTDRTIADLEAAYAGKGYGDLKKDLAEVLVEWVTPIQQRVQSYLDDVAELDKVLARGSEKARAVSAETLERVFDRVGFLPPAR from the coding sequence GTGTCGCAAGCGCCAGAAACCACCGCCCGCCCGCGTGTGCTGTCGGGGATCCAGCCGACGGCCGACTCGTTCCACCTCGGCAACTACCTCGGTGCCCTGCGGCAGTGGGTGCGCATGCAGGACACGCACGAGACCTTCTACATGGTCGTCGACCTGCACGCCATCACGGTCGAGCAGGACCCGAAGGTGCTGCGGCAGCGCACCCGGGTCTCGGCCGCGCAGCTGCTCGCGCTGGGCGTCGACCCGGAGCGCAGCGCCTTGTTCGTGCAGAGCCAGGTGCCCGAGCACGCCCAGTTGTCCTGGGTGCTGGAGTGCCTGACCGGCTTCGGTGAAGCGAGCCGGATGACGCAGTTCAAGGACAAGGCGGCCAAGCAGGGCAGCGAGCACGCCAGCGTCGGGCTGTTCACCTACCCCGTGCTGATGGCCGCGGACATCCTCGTCTACCAGGCGGACGCGGTGCCGGTCGGCGAGGACCAGCGCCAGCACCTGGAGCTCACCCGCAATCTGGCGCAGCGCTTCAACCAGCGCTTCGGCAAGACGTTCACCGTGCCCGAGCCGCACATCCCCCAGGGCACCGCGAAGATCTACGACCTGCAGGACCCGGCGGTGAAGATGAGCAAGTCGGCGTCCTCGCCGAACGGCATCATCGAGCTGCTGGAGGACCCGAAGCGCTCGGCGAAGAAGATTCGCTCGGCGGTCACCGACACCGGCCGCGAGATCGTGTTCGACCGCGAGAACAAGGCCGGCGTGTCCAACCTGCTGTCGATCTACTCGGCGCTGACCGACCGCACGATCGCCGACCTGGAAGCCGCGTACGCGGGCAAGGGGTACGGCGACCTGAAGAAGGACCTCGCCGAGGTGCTCGTCGAATGGGTCACCCCGATCCAGCAGCGCGTCCAGTCCTACCTGGACGATGTGGCCGAGCTGGACAAGGTCCTGGCGCGCGGCTCGGAGAAGGCCCGCGCGGTGTCGGCGGAGACGCTCGAGCGCGTGTTCGACCGCGTCGGTTTCCTGCCGCCCGCCCGCTGA
- a CDS encoding LysR family transcriptional regulator, whose translation MTLRVTDLAGFELLLSVAQLGSIGAAARAHGISQPAASARIRQLETQTGVILVNRSPRGSSLTESGALVADWARPVVEAAADLDAGIAALRARRDEHLRVAASLTVAEYLLPRWLAALRRLDPGTAVALTSGNSDEVAAQVLAGEVDLGFVEGPDLPAGLRAETVGTDALELVVAPDHPWARRRRKIRPDELAATPLISRERGSGTRRALELALAPEEPAGPLLELSSTTAIKSAVMEGIGPAVLGAHTVAAELAAGTLVAVEVAGLDLRRDLRLVWRSGHRLRGPAADLAAIAVRGA comes from the coding sequence ATGACTCTGCGCGTGACCGACCTCGCCGGGTTCGAGCTGCTGCTGTCGGTCGCGCAGCTCGGCAGCATCGGCGCGGCCGCCCGCGCGCACGGGATCTCCCAGCCCGCCGCGAGCGCCCGGATCCGGCAGCTGGAGACGCAGACCGGTGTGATCCTCGTCAACCGCTCGCCGCGCGGCTCCAGCCTGACCGAGTCCGGGGCGCTCGTGGCCGACTGGGCCCGGCCCGTCGTCGAAGCGGCCGCGGACCTCGATGCCGGGATCGCCGCGCTGCGCGCCCGCCGCGACGAGCACCTGCGCGTCGCGGCCAGCCTCACCGTCGCCGAGTACCTGCTGCCGCGCTGGCTGGCCGCGCTGCGCCGCCTCGACCCCGGAACCGCCGTGGCGCTCACCTCCGGCAACTCCGACGAGGTCGCCGCGCAGGTGCTCGCGGGCGAGGTCGACCTCGGGTTCGTCGAAGGTCCCGACCTGCCGGCCGGTCTCCGCGCGGAGACGGTCGGCACCGACGCGCTCGAGCTGGTCGTGGCCCCGGACCACCCGTGGGCCCGGCGGCGCCGGAAGATCCGGCCGGACGAGCTGGCCGCGACGCCCCTGATCAGCCGGGAACGCGGCTCCGGCACCCGGCGCGCGCTCGAACTCGCCCTGGCCCCGGAGGAACCCGCCGGGCCCCTGCTCGAACTGTCCTCGACCACCGCGATCAAGTCCGCCGTGATGGAGGGCATCGGGCCGGCCGTGCTGGGCGCGCACACCGTCGCCGCCGAGCTCGCGGCGGGCACGCTGGTCGCCGTCGAGGTCGCCGGGCTCGACCTGCGCCGCGACCTCCGGCTGGTCTGGCGGTCCGGGCACCGGCTGCGCGGTCCGGCGGCCGACCTCGCTGCCATCGCCGTGCGCGGGGCCTGA
- a CDS encoding TDT family transporter, whose product MLERAPALPRPGTTPNWFASVMGSGIVATGLPRPLAVLRPVATVVWALAAMWLVVLLWQVVADRRGQRRHFRDPVMIHFWGAPPMALLTIGAGSVALGRDWFGGGALVAGGVLWVAGTVLGLVTAVAVPYRMIVGRVPAAEAFGGWLMPVVPPMVSAATGAALVPHLPAGQPRLALLLACYAMFGVSLFATLALLPQIWQRLVTSGTEAGRVPTLWIVLGPLGQSVTAANLLGAVAPGVLPFGPAAAAFGLFYGVATWGFAMLWLAIAAAVTLRTVRAGMPFSLTWWSFTFPVGTCVTGSSALAAVTGSALFDCAAVSLYVLLIGAWVVVVLRTAQAGGRR is encoded by the coding sequence ATGCTCGAACGCGCCCCCGCCCTGCCCCGCCCCGGCACGACGCCGAACTGGTTCGCCTCGGTGATGGGCAGCGGCATCGTCGCGACCGGCTTGCCGCGACCGCTGGCGGTGCTGCGGCCCGTCGCGACGGTCGTGTGGGCGCTGGCGGCGATGTGGCTGGTCGTCCTGCTGTGGCAGGTGGTCGCGGACCGGCGCGGGCAGCGGCGACACTTCCGGGACCCGGTGATGATCCACTTCTGGGGCGCGCCGCCGATGGCCCTGCTCACGATCGGCGCCGGCTCGGTGGCGCTGGGCCGGGACTGGTTCGGCGGCGGCGCGCTGGTCGCGGGCGGCGTGTTGTGGGTCGCCGGGACCGTGCTCGGCCTGGTGACGGCGGTCGCGGTGCCGTACCGGATGATCGTCGGCCGGGTTCCGGCGGCGGAGGCGTTCGGCGGGTGGTTGATGCCGGTGGTGCCGCCGATGGTCTCGGCCGCGACGGGTGCGGCGCTGGTGCCCCACCTGCCGGCCGGGCAACCGCGGCTCGCCCTGCTGCTGGCCTGCTACGCGATGTTCGGGGTCAGCCTGTTCGCCACGCTCGCGCTGCTGCCGCAGATCTGGCAGCGGCTGGTGACGTCCGGCACGGAGGCGGGGCGGGTGCCCACGCTGTGGATCGTGCTGGGGCCGCTCGGCCAGTCGGTGACGGCGGCGAACCTGCTCGGCGCGGTCGCGCCCGGGGTCCTGCCGTTCGGCCCGGCAGCGGCGGCGTTCGGCCTGTTCTACGGGGTCGCGACGTGGGGGTTCGCGATGCTGTGGCTGGCGATCGCGGCGGCGGTGACCCTGCGGACCGTCCGGGCGGGGATGCCGTTCTCACTCACCTGGTGGAGTTTCACCTTCCCGGTCGGCACCTGCGTCACCGGTTCGAGCGCGCTCGCCGCGGTCACCGGTTCCGCCCTGTTCGACTGCGCGGCGGTGTCGCTCTACGTTTTGCTGATCGGCGCCTGGGTAGTCGTCGTACTGCGAACGGCTCAGGCCGGCGGACGACGGTAG
- a CDS encoding ArsR/SmtB family transcription factor, whose product MLDVAVIDDPAAAEVSLDPIRARLLAELAEPGSATTLAAQVGLTRQKVNYHLRALERHGLVELVEERRKGNVTERVLQATAASYVISPAALAEVAPDPSRAPDQLSARWLLALAARMVREVGQLITGATAARKRLATFAIDSEIRFASAADRAAFVRELGSTVTDLAAKYHDESAEGGRRHRLVVALHPSLKTVGEEGKPAPPA is encoded by the coding sequence ATGCTCGACGTGGCAGTGATCGACGACCCGGCCGCCGCCGAGGTGTCGCTGGACCCGATCCGCGCCCGGCTCCTGGCGGAACTGGCCGAGCCGGGCTCGGCGACGACACTGGCCGCCCAGGTGGGCCTGACGCGGCAGAAGGTCAACTACCACCTGCGGGCGCTGGAGCGGCACGGCCTGGTGGAGCTCGTGGAGGAGCGCCGGAAGGGCAATGTGACGGAGCGGGTGCTGCAGGCGACGGCCGCGTCGTACGTGATTTCGCCCGCCGCGCTGGCCGAGGTGGCGCCGGACCCGTCGCGCGCGCCGGACCAGCTGTCGGCCCGCTGGCTGCTCGCGCTGGCGGCCCGGATGGTGCGGGAGGTGGGCCAGCTGATCACGGGCGCGACCGCGGCGCGGAAGCGCCTCGCGACGTTCGCGATCGACTCGGAGATCCGGTTCGCCTCGGCCGCCGACCGGGCCGCGTTCGTGCGTGAACTCGGCTCCACGGTGACGGACCTCGCCGCGAAGTACCACGACGAGAGCGCGGAGGGCGGCCGGCGGCACCGGCTGGTGGTCGCACTGCACCCGAGCCTGAAAACGGTCGGCGAGGAGGGCAAACCGGCACCGCCCGCGTGA
- a CDS encoding exodeoxyribonuclease III, translated as MRGVFTISTINVNGMRAAAKKGFVEWLAASGSDVVLCQEVRAEAGQLPKDVVAPEGWHAHHAPSAVKGRNGVSVYSRAEPSEVRVGFGEAEFEDSGRYLEVHLPGVIVASLYLPSGDVGTPRQDEKERFMAAFLPYLVELRGKAEAAGCEVVVGGDWNIAHAEIDLKNWKGNQKNSGFLPEERAWMSRVFGEAGYVDVQRRLDPEGPGPYTWWSYRGKAFDNDAGWRIDYLVTTPALADRCTSVMVDRAPSYDLRWSDHAPVTATFDVDFGV; from the coding sequence GTGCGGGGCGTGTTCACGATCTCGACAATCAACGTCAACGGCATGCGCGCCGCCGCCAAGAAGGGGTTCGTCGAGTGGCTCGCGGCGAGCGGGTCCGACGTGGTCCTGTGCCAGGAGGTGCGCGCCGAGGCGGGGCAGCTGCCGAAGGACGTCGTCGCGCCCGAGGGCTGGCACGCGCACCACGCGCCGTCGGCCGTGAAGGGGCGCAACGGGGTATCGGTGTACAGCCGGGCCGAACCATCGGAGGTGCGGGTCGGGTTCGGCGAGGCGGAGTTCGAGGACAGCGGGCGCTACCTCGAAGTGCACCTGCCGGGCGTGATCGTCGCGAGCCTGTACCTGCCCAGCGGTGACGTGGGCACGCCGCGGCAGGACGAGAAGGAGCGGTTCATGGCCGCGTTCCTGCCGTACCTGGTCGAGCTGCGCGGCAAGGCCGAGGCGGCCGGGTGCGAGGTCGTCGTCGGCGGCGACTGGAACATCGCGCACGCCGAGATCGACCTGAAGAACTGGAAGGGCAACCAGAAGAACTCCGGCTTCCTGCCCGAGGAGCGGGCCTGGATGAGCCGCGTGTTCGGCGAGGCCGGGTACGTCGACGTGCAGCGCCGGCTCGACCCGGAGGGGCCCGGCCCGTACACCTGGTGGTCCTACCGGGGCAAGGCCTTCGACAACGACGCGGGCTGGCGCATCGACTACCTCGTCACGACGCCCGCGCTGGCCGACCGGTGCACGTCGGTGATGGTCGACCGCGCCCCGAGCTACGACCTGCGCTGGTCCGACCACGCCCCGGTCACCGCGACGTTCGACGTCGATTTCGGGGTCTGA
- a CDS encoding MBL fold metallo-hydrolase, producing MSELTVLGSCGAWPEPGRACAGFLLSHEGFRLVLDLGYGTIGALLGRCPRGEVDAVIVTHRHPDHCVDVSALARVRHYEAPDRPKIPLHCEPGVLDVLRALEPRPDPTTVFEVRAPEPGRLGPFRLEPIALPHHVPVHGIRLEAPGLTLAYTGDCGPTRALRDLARDADLFIADATLQRQPPEGSERNVMTATEATTWAQAAGARRLLLTHIWPGSDRAVSAAQARAAFDGEVLVAEEGLVVAL from the coding sequence GTGAGCGAACTGACCGTGCTGGGCAGCTGCGGCGCCTGGCCGGAGCCGGGACGGGCGTGCGCGGGGTTCCTCTTGTCCCACGAAGGTTTCCGTCTCGTCCTGGACCTCGGGTACGGCACGATCGGCGCCCTTCTCGGCCGGTGCCCGCGCGGGGAGGTGGACGCCGTGATCGTCACCCACCGGCACCCGGACCACTGCGTCGACGTCAGCGCCCTCGCCCGGGTGCGGCACTACGAGGCGCCGGACCGGCCGAAGATCCCCCTGCACTGCGAGCCCGGCGTGCTGGACGTGCTGCGCGCCCTGGAACCCCGGCCCGACCCCACCACCGTCTTCGAAGTGCGCGCCCCCGAGCCCGGACGGCTCGGACCGTTCCGGCTCGAACCGATCGCGCTGCCGCACCACGTGCCCGTCCACGGCATCCGGCTGGAGGCCCCGGGCCTCACCCTCGCCTACACCGGCGACTGCGGCCCCACGCGGGCGCTGCGCGACCTGGCCCGCGACGCCGACCTCTTCATCGCCGACGCCACGCTGCAGCGGCAACCGCCGGAGGGCAGCGAGCGCAACGTCATGACGGCGACGGAAGCGACGACCTGGGCGCAGGCCGCAGGGGCGCGACGGCTGCTGCTCACGCACATCTGGCCGGGCAGCGACCGGGCCGTCTCCGCCGCGCAGGCCCGCGCGGCGTTCGACGGTGAGGTCCTCGTGGCCGAGGAAGGGCTCGTCGTGGCGCTGTGA
- a CDS encoding SH3 domain-containing protein: protein MFLGIPKRALIIVAILAGVGLIYVMGNDQQASGGSGGGPGGCRVTVTADVLNVRAAPDAGAEIVGKFNQNAETDAQIEVQNGFRKIAENKWASAEYLKPVSGANC, encoded by the coding sequence GTGTTCCTGGGCATCCCTAAGCGGGCACTGATCATCGTCGCGATCCTCGCCGGAGTCGGGCTGATCTACGTGATGGGCAACGACCAGCAGGCCTCCGGAGGCTCGGGCGGCGGGCCGGGCGGCTGCCGGGTCACGGTGACGGCCGACGTCCTCAACGTGCGGGCGGCCCCGGACGCCGGTGCGGAGATCGTCGGCAAGTTCAACCAGAACGCCGAGACCGACGCGCAGATCGAGGTCCAGAACGGCTTCCGCAAGATCGCCGAGAACAAGTGGGCGAGCGCGGAGTACCTCAAGCCGGTGAGCGGCGCCAACTGCTGA
- a CDS encoding NADP-dependent isocitrate dehydrogenase, with protein sequence MAKIKVEGTVVELDGDEMTRIIWKFIKDKLIHPYLDINLEYYDLGIEERDRTDDQVTIDSANAIKKHGVGVKCATITPDEARVEEFGLKKMWRSPNGTIRNILGGVVFREPIIISNIPRLVPGWTKPIIIGRHAHGDQYKATDFKVPGPGTVTMTYVPEDGSEPMEFEVARYPEGGGVAMGMYNYRKSIEDFARASLQYGLDRGMPVYMSTKNTILKAYDGMFKDTFQEIFDNEFKADFDAKGLTYEHRLIDDMVAASLKWEGGYVWACKNYDGDVQSDTVAQGFGSLGLMTSVLRTPDGKTVEAEAAHGTVTRHYRQHQQGKPTSTNPIASIFAWTRGLEHRGKLDGNSELVGFANKLEQVVVETVESGKMTKDLALLVGKDQPFQTTEEFLATLDQNLAAKIAQG encoded by the coding sequence ATGGCCAAGATCAAGGTCGAGGGCACCGTCGTAGAACTCGACGGCGACGAGATGACTCGCATCATCTGGAAGTTCATCAAGGACAAACTGATCCACCCGTACCTCGACATCAACCTCGAGTACTACGACCTCGGCATCGAGGAACGTGACCGCACCGACGACCAGGTCACCATCGACTCGGCGAACGCCATCAAGAAGCACGGCGTCGGCGTCAAGTGCGCCACCATCACCCCGGACGAGGCCCGGGTCGAGGAGTTCGGCCTGAAGAAGATGTGGCGGAGCCCGAACGGGACCATCCGCAACATCCTCGGCGGTGTCGTCTTCCGTGAGCCGATCATCATCTCCAACATCCCGCGGCTGGTCCCGGGCTGGACGAAGCCGATCATCATCGGCCGTCACGCGCACGGTGACCAGTACAAGGCCACCGACTTCAAGGTCCCCGGCCCCGGCACGGTGACCATGACGTACGTGCCCGAGGACGGCTCGGAGCCGATGGAGTTCGAGGTCGCCCGCTACCCGGAGGGTGGCGGCGTCGCGATGGGCATGTACAACTACCGCAAGTCCATCGAGGACTTCGCGCGCGCTTCGCTGCAGTACGGCCTGGACCGGGGCATGCCGGTCTACATGTCGACGAAGAACACCATCCTGAAGGCCTACGACGGCATGTTCAAGGACACCTTCCAGGAGATCTTCGACAACGAGTTCAAGGCGGACTTCGACGCCAAGGGCCTGACCTACGAGCACCGCCTGATCGACGACATGGTCGCCGCCTCGCTGAAGTGGGAGGGCGGCTACGTCTGGGCGTGCAAGAACTACGACGGTGACGTGCAGTCCGACACCGTGGCGCAGGGCTTCGGCTCGCTGGGTCTGATGACCTCGGTGCTGCGCACGCCGGACGGCAAGACCGTGGAGGCCGAGGCCGCGCACGGCACGGTCACCCGGCACTACCGCCAGCACCAGCAGGGCAAGCCGACCTCGACGAACCCGATCGCGTCGATCTTCGCGTGGACCCGGGGTCTCGAGCACCGCGGCAAGCTGGACGGCAACTCCGAGCTGGTGGGCTTCGCCAACAAGCTGGAGCAGGTCGTGGTCGAGACCGTCGAGAGCGGCAAGATGACCAAGGACCTCGCTCTGCTCGTCGGCAAGGACCAGCCGTTCCAGACGACGGAGGAGTTCCTGGCGACCCTGGACCAGAACCTGGCGGCGAAGATCGCCCAGGGCTGA